The following proteins are co-located in the Trichomycterus rosablanca isolate fTriRos1 chromosome 14, fTriRos1.hap1, whole genome shotgun sequence genome:
- the LOC134326309 gene encoding tripartite motif-containing protein 16-like: MADSKNSVTRGEFSCSVCLETLKVPVTILCGHTHARQIINNCWDQEDDKGTYSCPQCRQTFTPRPVVRKNIILANVVENLKKRELQGSLPFGPDNVDCDYCKERNSKAVKSFLVCLASFCESHLQPHYESPAFKNPKRRLQDQICSQHNKLLEVYCHTDQQCICTLCMLDNHKGHDTISAAAERTEKQVKILCIQRKFKKQIQNREKELCELINAVKSHKCSAQTAVKNIERICTKLINSINRRCCELKDLIRDRETAEVSRAENILKQVKQQIVELKRKGAELEQLSHTADPVHFLQNFQSLSAPAGSAESAAITISPFLSFDDVTKSVSQLIEKVEEFWKEQCEKIPDEVKKVRITSPPEPEIREDFLQYFCQFTLDPNTVNKNLRLSEENKVVTWSKTLQSYPDHPDRFNIWPQVLCRESVSGRCYWEVEWSADEWVDIAVSYKSISRKGGGDECVFGWNVQSWSLFCSPSSFSFWHNNKKTVIPIMLSSSRIGVYVDYEAGTLSFYSISDTMKLLHRVQTTFTRLLYPGFYLNIGSMKLSDLTN; the protein is encoded by the exons ATGGCCGATTCAAAAAATTCAGTAACTCGGGGtgagttcagctgttcagtctgtctggaaacactgaaggtTCCAGTAACTATtctatgtggacacacacacgcgagacagattattaataactgctgggatcaggaggatgataagggaacatacagctgtccacagtgtagacaaaCTTTCACTCCAAGACCTGTTGTAAGGAAAAACATTATTCTGGCAAACGTTGTAGAGAACCTGAAGAAGAGAGAATTGCAGGGTTCCCTTCCTTTTGGACCTGACAATGTGGATTGTGATTACTGTAAAGAGAGAAATTCTAAAGCTGTTAAATCctttctggtgtgtttggcctctttctgtGAAAGTCACCTTCAGCCTCACTATGAATCTCCTGCTTTTAAAAATCCAAAAAGACGACTCCAagatcagatctgctctcaacataataaactgctggaggtttattgtcatactgatcagcagtgtatctgcacTTTGTGTATGCTAGACaatcataaaggacatgatacaatatcagctgcagcagaaagaactgagaaacaggtaaaaatattatgca tacaa AGAAAATTTAAGAAGcaaatccagaacagagagaaagaactttgtgagctgataaacgctgtgaagtctcacaag tgttctgcacagacagcagtgaaaaacattgagaggatctgtactaaactaatcaactcaattaacagaagatgctgtgagctaaaagatctgatcagagatcgagagacagcagaagtaaGTCGAGCTGAAAATATCCTGAAACAGGTGAAGCAGCAGATtgtagagctgaagaggaaaggtgctgaactggaacagctttcacacacagcggatcccgtccatttcctccag aattttcagtctctctcggctcctgctggatctgcagaatcagccgctatcacaatcagtcctttcctctcatttgatgatgttacaaagtctgtatctcagctgatagagaaagtagaagaattctggaaagagcagtgtgagaagataccagatgaag tgaagaaagtccggattacttcacctcctgaacctgaaatcagagaagattttctacaat ATTTTTGTcagttcacactggatccaaacacagtaaataaaaacctccgtctgtctgaggagaacaaagtggtcACCTGGAGTAAAAcattacagtcgtatcctgatcatccagatagatttaaTATTTGGCCTCaggttctgtgtagagagagtgtgagtggacgctgttactgggaggttgagtggagtgCGGATGAGTGGGTTGatatagcagtgtcatataaaagcatcagcaggaagggaggtggtgatgagtgtgtgtttggatggaatgttcagtcctggagtttgttctgttctccatCCAGCTTTTCATTCTGGCACAATAACAAAAAGACTGTAATTCCCATAATGCtgagttcctctagaataggagtgtatgtggattatgaagcaggaactctgtccttctacagcatctctgatacaatgaagctcctccacagagttcagaccacgttcactcggctcctctacccggggttttaTCTTAATATAGGATCAatgaaactgtcagatttaacaaattaa